The Arthrobacter zhaoxinii sequence TTGCGCTCTGCCGCCGGGATGGATGGAGTGAGCCCATGGGAAAAGTTCTTTATTCCGTGTCCTCCACGCTGGACGGCTACAACTCCGATGCCCAGGGCGACTTTTCCTGGGCCTTTCCCGCCGAGGCGGTGACTGCAGCCTTGGCCGAGGACATCGCGGACGTGACCACCTATCTGTACGGACGGCGGATGTACGAAACCATGGCCGTCTGGGAGACCGATCCCTCCGCTGCCGAAGAGTCCCCGGAATCGGCCGACTTTGGCGAGGTCTGGAAGCGCGCCCGGAAGGTGGTCTTCTCCAGGACCTTGGACGATGTCTGGACGGACCGGACCCGGCTGGAAAGGGAATTCACCGCGGAGGCGGTCGAGCGGGCGAAAGCCGAAACGCCCGGCGACCTCACCATTGAGGGCCCCACCCTGGCCGGAACCGCCCTGGTGATGGGCCTGGTGGACGTGGTGGAACTGATGATCTGGCCCGTGACGGTGGGCGGCGGCACCAGGGTGTTTCCGGACGGACTCAGGGCAGGCTTCCGGCTGGCGCGGGAACGGCGCTTCGATGAGCAAGGCATGGTCCAGGTCCGATACGAGCGACGGTAAGTCCGCCTCCGGACGTCCGCACGGGTCTGGGCCCCGTGAGCATCCGGCACAATGGTGTCCATGTCTGCTGCCCTGCCCTCCGCCCCCGCTGAATCCCTGGATCCGCGGGCACGCCGGATGCTGGTCTTCGAAATCCTGATTGTGCTGGGGCTTTCGCTCGGCCGGTCGGGGGTCTACGCCGTCGTCGAACTCATCGAAAAGGCCACCGAGGCGCCGCTGGGCGACCAGACCACCACGTTGAATCCCGTCCTCGACGAGCGGCCGTACTTCGACCTGGTGTACCAGCTGCTGGGAATCTTCTTTTCGCTCCTGCCGGTGGCGCTGGTCCTGTTCCTGCTGACCGAACCCGGAAAGTCCGCGTTCCGCCGGATCGGGTTCACCTTCGCTCGACCGCTCCGCGACTTCGGCCTGGGGGTTGCCCTGGCGGCGGTCATCGGCGTCGGCACGCTGGGTGTCTACGCTGCCGGACGGGCGCTGGGCATTACCACCGCACTGGTGCCGG is a genomic window containing:
- a CDS encoding CPBP family intramembrane glutamic endopeptidase; protein product: MSAALPSAPAESLDPRARRMLVFEILIVLGLSLGRSGVYAVVELIEKATEAPLGDQTTTLNPVLDERPYFDLVYQLLGIFFSLLPVALVLFLLTEPGKSAFRRIGFTFARPLRDFGLGVALAAVIGVGTLGVYAAGRALGITTALVPAALDTYWWTLPVLILSAMRHAVLEEVIVVGYLFLRLRQLGWGTPAIILTSALIRASYHLYQGIGPGIGNFLMGLLFGYVYTKTRRVMPLVIAHALVDIAGFVGFALFGSAIGIGN
- a CDS encoding dihydrofolate reductase family protein translates to MGKVLYSVSSTLDGYNSDAQGDFSWAFPAEAVTAALAEDIADVTTYLYGRRMYETMAVWETDPSAAEESPESADFGEVWKRARKVVFSRTLDDVWTDRTRLEREFTAEAVERAKAETPGDLTIEGPTLAGTALVMGLVDVVELMIWPVTVGGGTRVFPDGLRAGFRLARERRFDEQGMVQVRYERR